A genomic segment from Acipenser ruthenus chromosome 5, fAciRut3.2 maternal haplotype, whole genome shotgun sequence encodes:
- the LOC117402196 gene encoding protein FAM110C-like produces MPTELSRCVKMEDISSTLPTRLLNKGPDYLRKQMELEGETRRKLSAVERLAADKAKYVKSQQVINSKQERTITLSSASESDSNGSSSIQSAGRCINNNNTEHVHSGHNASETPPASSPIVRRSSSKKQRPDSLVMYRQKCDRNVKGSSNYNSKGSLVRRLFQISLKDKYVNSPQLQSVQKHTENKFTGPEDKSQLECETNTRIDTTCVDNHKPVSAIARVKDTSRKGLFRSHSDISSRYSKSFADFECFFKYCGLDTDVIETLGKENFSAVSDSVSLKTSSVSVAASEEGFSRHSGDSDGLLEEELNEKRDPTTGSSVIERNARIIKWLYSCKNAKESGKVLRELE; encoded by the coding sequence ATGCCCACTGAACTTTCTCGCTGTGTAAAAATGGAAGACATCAGCTCTACCTTGCCTACGAGGCTCTTGAATAAGGGTCCAGATTACCTACGAAAACAGATGGAACTGGAAGGGGAGACCAGAAGAAAGCTAAGTGCAGTGGAAAGGTTGGCCGCCGACAAAGCTAAGTATGTAAAAAGTCAACAAGTGATCAATTCTAAGCAGGAGCGAACGATAACGTTGAGTTCGGCTTCAGAAAGCGACAGCAATGGATCCAGTTCGATACAAAGTGCGGGACGCtgcattaataacaataatactgaaCACGTGCATAGCGGTCACAATGCATCCGAGACACCACCTGCAAGTTCACCTATTGTCAGGCGCAGTAGCTCAAAAAAGCAAAGACCAGACTCACTGGTGATGTACCGACAAAAATGTGACAGAAATGTAAAGGGGTCCAGTAATTACAATTCAAAAGGGAGTCTTGTGCGGAGACTGTTTCAAATCTCACTCAAAGACAAATATGTGAATTCACCTCAGCTACAGTCTGTGCAGAAACACACTGAAAATAAATTCACTGGACCAGAGGATAAGTCACAGCtggaatgtgaaacaaatacacgAATCGACACTACCTGTGTCGACAACCATAAACCAGTGTCGGCTATTGCCAGGGTGAAGGACACAAGCAGAAAGGGACTTTTTCGATCACATTCTGATATAAGCTCTAGATATTCAAAATCTTTTGCCGACTTTGAATGTTTCTTTAAGTACTGCGGGCTGGACACTGATGTGATTGAAACATTAGGAAAAGAAAACTTTTCAGCTGTTTCAGACAGCGTTTCTTTAAAAACCAGCAGCGTGAGTGTGGCAGCATCAGAAGAAGGGTTTTCAAGACACAGTGGAGACAGTGACGGACTTTTAGAAGAAGAGCTTAACGAGAAAAGGGATCCCACAACAGGATCCTCGGTGATAGAGCGCAATGCCAGAATCATTAAATGGCTGTACAGTTGTAAGAACGCCAAAGAATCCGGCAAAGTATTACGAGAACTTGAATAA